Proteins encoded within one genomic window of Brachybacterium sp. P6-10-X1:
- a CDS encoding VOC family protein codes for MPAPQFTPYISFPGNAAEAFEYYREVFGGELDLMSYDDFPTEGFPFSPPPGATAHAQLDGGLVTLAGGDGIAAPGDELPPLGSDVYSFLVGLESVDEAHALLETLTSSGAEIAMPFELAPWGDHYGQVTDRFGVLWALVVPAESPRG; via the coding sequence ATGCCTGCTCCGCAGTTCACGCCCTACATCAGCTTTCCCGGCAATGCCGCCGAGGCCTTCGAGTACTACCGCGAGGTCTTCGGCGGCGAGCTGGACCTCATGTCGTACGACGACTTCCCCACCGAGGGCTTCCCCTTCTCCCCGCCGCCCGGCGCGACCGCGCACGCACAGCTCGACGGCGGCCTGGTGACGCTGGCCGGCGGCGACGGCATCGCCGCCCCGGGGGACGAGCTGCCCCCACTCGGGTCCGACGTCTACTCGTTCCTCGTGGGGCTGGAGAGCGTCGACGAGGCGCATGCTCTCCTCGAGACGCTGACCTCGTCCGGAGCAGAGATCGCCATGCCCTTCGAACTCGCCCCCTGGGGCGATCATTACGGGCAGGTCACGGACCGTTTCGGGGTCCTGTGGGCGCTCGTGGTCCCGGCCGAGAGCCCGCGAGGCTGA
- a CDS encoding exodeoxyribonuclease III: protein MLRIATANINGIRAAHRRGFGDWLAGRDCDVVALQEVRAQVDKLPAGAFGDHHVALDTGSLPGRNGVAVLTRHAPAAVRTWSGTALVGTPTDGDGALELVPSPDHVPLARGLGPFATAGRYLEVDLADSPLTIACLYLPKGGLPAHLQRPERMREAPDGGARYARKMTFMAAFSRYLTRTRRAAAAQGREFLLMGDLNIAHTRQDLAAWRRNQSNDGFLPEEREWFGRQLSPRTLVDVVRRLHPDQDGPYSWWSWLGQSFAKDSGWRLDYHLAAPRLARSAVRAEVDRAFRGERLSDHAPVVVDYDWR from the coding sequence ATGCTCCGCATCGCCACCGCGAACATCAACGGGATCCGCGCCGCGCACCGGCGAGGGTTCGGCGACTGGCTGGCCGGCCGGGACTGCGACGTCGTGGCCCTCCAGGAGGTCCGGGCGCAGGTCGACAAGCTTCCCGCAGGGGCGTTCGGCGACCACCACGTCGCCCTCGACACCGGCTCCCTGCCCGGCCGCAACGGCGTCGCCGTGCTCACGCGGCATGCGCCCGCGGCGGTCCGCACGTGGAGCGGGACGGCGCTGGTCGGCACCCCGACGGACGGCGACGGCGCCCTCGAGCTCGTCCCCTCCCCCGACCACGTCCCGCTCGCCCGCGGCCTCGGCCCTTTCGCCACGGCGGGGCGCTACCTCGAGGTCGATCTCGCCGATTCACCGCTGACGATCGCGTGCCTCTACCTGCCCAAGGGCGGCCTGCCCGCGCACCTCCAGCGGCCCGAACGGATGCGCGAGGCACCCGACGGCGGTGCGCGATACGCCCGCAAGATGACCTTCATGGCGGCGTTCTCCCGCTACCTGACCCGGACCCGCCGGGCGGCCGCGGCGCAGGGCCGAGAGTTCCTGCTGATGGGCGACCTGAACATCGCGCACACGCGGCAGGACCTCGCGGCCTGGAGACGGAACCAGAGCAATGACGGGTTCCTCCCGGAGGAGCGCGAGTGGTTCGGCCGGCAGCTCTCCCCGCGCACCCTCGTCGACGTGGTGCGGCGGCTCCACCCCGACCAGGACGGTCCGTACTCCTGGTGGTCGTGGCTGGGGCAGTCCTTCGCGAAGGACTCGGGCTGGCGCCTCGACTACCACCTCGCCGCGCCCCGTCTCGCCCGCAGCGCGGTGCGCGCCGAGGTCGATCGGGCGTTCCGCGGCGAGCGGCTCTCGGACCACGCACCGGTGGTCGTCGACTACGACTGGCGGTGA
- a CDS encoding LLM class flavin-dependent oxidoreductase produces MRAFGFLSFGHYGGSPAQGGLSARQMLHDAIDISVGAEELGVNGASFRVHHFAQQSASPMPLLSAIAARTQRIEVGTGVIDMRYENPLYFAEEAAALDLIADGRLALGVSRGSPEPADRGWESFGYSGSTDPRGADIAHAKFAAFLQAIQGEPMARAAENPYGAPVQPGQGLRIEPHSPDLVRRIWWGAGSRETAERTGAQGLNLMSSTLLTEATGAAFGDLQAEQIDVYREAFREAGHDHTPRVSVSRSVFPIVTEQDRMLFGLRPGDGADQIGIIDGHRSTFGRTYTGEPDQLVEQLQADAAVQSADTLLLTIPSQAGVELNLHILESFAQHVAPALGWKPNTEGPVAGEPIT; encoded by the coding sequence ATGCGAGCCTTCGGATTCCTCAGCTTCGGCCACTACGGCGGCAGTCCCGCCCAGGGCGGGCTCAGCGCTCGTCAGATGCTGCACGACGCGATCGACATCTCCGTCGGCGCCGAGGAGCTCGGCGTCAACGGCGCCTCTTTCCGCGTCCACCACTTCGCCCAGCAGTCCGCCTCTCCGATGCCGCTGCTCTCGGCCATCGCCGCCCGCACGCAGCGCATCGAGGTCGGCACCGGCGTGATCGACATGCGCTACGAGAACCCGCTGTACTTCGCCGAGGAGGCCGCAGCCCTCGACCTCATCGCCGACGGCCGGCTCGCCCTCGGCGTCTCCCGCGGCAGCCCCGAGCCGGCCGACCGCGGCTGGGAGTCCTTCGGCTACTCCGGCTCGACCGATCCGCGCGGCGCGGACATCGCCCACGCGAAGTTCGCCGCGTTCCTCCAGGCTATTCAGGGTGAGCCGATGGCGCGCGCCGCGGAGAACCCCTACGGCGCCCCGGTGCAGCCCGGTCAGGGTCTGCGCATCGAGCCGCACTCCCCCGATCTGGTCCGCCGGATCTGGTGGGGCGCCGGCTCCCGCGAGACGGCCGAGCGCACCGGTGCCCAGGGTCTGAACCTCATGAGCTCGACCCTGCTCACCGAGGCCACCGGCGCCGCCTTCGGCGACCTGCAGGCCGAACAGATCGACGTCTACCGCGAGGCGTTCCGCGAGGCCGGCCACGACCACACCCCACGGGTGTCGGTCTCCCGCAGCGTGTTCCCGATCGTCACCGAGCAGGATCGGATGCTGTTCGGGCTGCGCCCGGGCGACGGCGCCGACCAGATCGGCATCATCGACGGGCACCGCTCCACCTTCGGCAGGACCTACACCGGCGAGCCGGATCAACTGGTCGAGCAGCTGCAGGCCGATGCCGCGGTGCAGTCCGCCGACACCCTCCTGCTCACGATCCCCTCGCAGGCCGGGGTGGAGCTGAACCTGCACATCCTCGAGAGCTTCGCGCAGCACGTCGCCCCGGCGCTGGGCTGGAAACCCAACACGGAGGGCCCGGTCGCCGGCGAGCCGATCACCTGA